TTCCCTGTCATCAAGTTGGCGCTGAAACCCAGCGGGAACGCGACACTGGCAAGGCACCTCCCACCCACCGGCTCCACGTCTGGTGGGCCAGGCGGCCGCTAACCCCGAGCCGCGCCGCCGTTTTGGCCTCCCTTCTGCCCGCCGGCACCGACCCCGACTGGTTTCTGCGCCAGCTTGGCATCGAAAAGGTGGTGGCTCTGGTCAACGGGGAACCATGGGCATTGGACGAGAATCTTACTGAGCGCGTTGAGCGGAACGCCTTAGGAGAAGAGAGACTTAGAATCGATGCTACAGTCC
This genomic interval from Clostridia bacterium contains the following:
- a CDS encoding DUF1156 domain-containing protein, with the protein product MQSGQGNDLRLIEAGFPCHQVGAETQRERDTGKAPPTHRLHVWWARRPLTPSRAAVLASLLPAGTDPDWFLRQLGIEKVVALVNGEPWALDENLTERVERNALGEERLRIDATVLRALQREQLAREDHRRLIERLVSKYPPFAGHPIIEKWQELSKPIPEPLPGEGNVLTVERRAADPAWFKTLME